In Burkholderia contaminans, the following proteins share a genomic window:
- a CDS encoding NUDIX hydrolase, with protein MSDSSRSPTRIPASVRPVPAVIGIVLRERDVLLVRRANPPDAGCWGFPGGKIEVGESIASAVVREIAEETTMDVEALDAFTALDAFDYDAGGDVRQHFVMVAVLCRWLRGTPAAGDDALDARWFDLAELDRDDLPMSAGVRDVARRAIEHAAVPGHAQRPANT; from the coding sequence ATGTCCGACTCATCTCGCTCCCCGACCCGCATCCCCGCTTCCGTCCGCCCGGTTCCCGCCGTGATCGGCATCGTGCTGCGGGAGCGCGACGTACTGCTGGTACGTCGCGCCAATCCGCCCGATGCGGGATGCTGGGGCTTTCCCGGCGGCAAGATCGAAGTGGGGGAATCGATTGCGAGCGCGGTAGTGCGCGAGATCGCCGAAGAGACGACCATGGACGTCGAGGCGCTCGACGCCTTTACCGCGCTGGATGCGTTCGATTACGATGCTGGCGGCGACGTGCGTCAGCATTTCGTCATGGTCGCGGTGCTGTGCCGATGGTTGCGCGGCACGCCTGCCGCCGGCGACGATGCGCTCGATGCGCGCTGGTTCGATCTCGCCGAACTCGACCGCGATGACTTGCCGATGAGCGCGGGGGTTCGTGATGTCGCGCGACGCGCGATCGAGCATGCTGCGGTCCCTGGTCACGCGCAGCGTCCGGCCAATACTTGA
- a CDS encoding glutathione S-transferase family protein, with the protein MKLYHSTSSPNSRRVRILLAEKGLTPTLVPVDLGTGEQHGDAYRAINPRRVVPTLVLDDGTTIGEVPVISRYLDDVYPTPSLFGTTPAEQAVVSMWDRRIEQEGFASVMEAIRNKAPGLKGRAIAGPHDYEQIPALVERSTRRVKNLFADMNARLAESPFAAGENFSVADITLLVTVDFAAKAIDLSIPEEFHALRRWYDAVSLRGSAAA; encoded by the coding sequence ATGAAGCTCTATCACTCCACCTCGTCGCCCAATTCGCGCCGCGTGCGCATCCTGCTCGCCGAGAAGGGTCTCACTCCCACCCTGGTCCCCGTCGACCTGGGCACGGGCGAACAACACGGCGACGCCTACCGCGCCATCAATCCTCGCCGCGTCGTGCCCACGCTGGTGCTGGACGACGGGACGACCATCGGCGAAGTGCCCGTCATCAGCCGCTACCTCGATGATGTGTACCCGACGCCGTCGCTCTTCGGCACGACGCCCGCGGAGCAGGCCGTGGTCTCGATGTGGGATCGCCGCATCGAGCAGGAAGGCTTTGCGTCAGTGATGGAAGCGATTCGGAACAAGGCGCCCGGCCTGAAAGGCCGGGCGATCGCGGGACCGCACGACTACGAGCAGATCCCTGCACTGGTCGAGCGCAGCACGCGGCGCGTGAAGAATCTGTTCGCGGACATGAACGCGCGGCTGGCCGAGTCGCCCTTCGCCGCTGGCGAGAACTTCTCGGTAGCGGACATCACGCTGCTCGTCACGGTGGATTTCGCCGCGAAGGCGATCGACTTGTCGATTCCGGAAGAATTCCACGCCCTGCGACGCTGGTATGACGCCGTCTCGCTTCGCGGCAGTGCAGCCGCTTGA
- a CDS encoding three component ABC system middle component: MNAWQERSIEQRNLLNPAFCAIVVWHLTRGYRTEATALGSEGGGLPFAMAFVGASLILRGQTREQLPRSTTTSLATWVHDHPLERSAVAKGVGVLRATVREALLFGVQHGLLSLEGQRLEASDVALKKINAYLRTSSVEVRDCMRQATLVGRWLCKAGAPPTVLALLGVQP, from the coding sequence ATGAACGCCTGGCAAGAACGCAGCATCGAGCAGCGCAATCTGCTCAACCCCGCCTTCTGCGCTATCGTAGTGTGGCACCTCACGCGCGGCTACCGGACCGAGGCCACAGCGCTTGGCAGCGAAGGAGGCGGCTTGCCCTTTGCAATGGCGTTCGTCGGCGCGAGTCTGATCTTGCGCGGTCAGACGCGCGAGCAGCTGCCTCGCTCGACCACTACCTCACTCGCCACCTGGGTTCATGACCACCCGCTGGAGCGATCGGCCGTCGCCAAAGGTGTGGGCGTGCTGCGCGCGACGGTACGCGAGGCCCTCTTGTTTGGGGTGCAGCACGGGCTACTGTCGCTGGAGGGGCAAAGGCTTGAGGCCAGCGACGTCGCCCTGAAGAAAATTAACGCCTATCTGCGCACGTCGAGTGTGGAGGTGAGGGACTGCATGCGCCAGGCGACACTGGTCGGCCGCTGGCTGTGCAAAGCGGGCGCGCCGCCGACGGTGCTGGCGCTGTTGGGAGTGCAACCATGA
- a CDS encoding SDR family NAD(P)-dependent oxidoreductase, whose protein sequence is MNSLTGKTALVTGASRGIGRATALTLAAAGAQVLVHYGSGETDATAVVDEIRRAGGKAETIATDLRSPDGPHKLAERVRTIIGGRLDVLVANAGIARAASIEETTVEDFDALFAVNVRAPFFLVQQLLPALCKGSSIVLLSSLAARASVGTLSAYSATKGAVDTLVKHWAAALGPRGIRVNAVAPGVVETEMSSFTKTDAGREATLGMQALQRLAQPDDIASVVAFLASDQSRWITGDTLRVDGGSKL, encoded by the coding sequence ATGAACTCACTCACAGGCAAGACCGCGCTCGTCACCGGTGCTTCGCGCGGCATCGGCCGGGCCACCGCGTTGACACTGGCCGCGGCCGGCGCGCAGGTCCTGGTTCACTACGGCAGCGGCGAAACGGACGCGACGGCTGTGGTCGACGAGATCCGCCGCGCCGGCGGCAAAGCCGAGACGATCGCAACCGACCTGCGTTCGCCGGACGGTCCCCACAAGCTCGCCGAGCGTGTTCGCACCATCATCGGCGGACGGCTGGATGTTCTGGTGGCCAATGCCGGCATCGCCAGGGCCGCGTCGATCGAGGAGACGACGGTCGAGGACTTCGACGCGCTCTTCGCCGTCAACGTGCGTGCACCTTTTTTCCTCGTGCAGCAACTACTGCCCGCTCTGTGCAAAGGAAGCAGCATCGTCCTGCTGTCCTCGCTGGCGGCACGCGCCTCGGTCGGCACGCTCTCTGCCTACTCGGCCACCAAGGGGGCGGTCGATACGCTGGTGAAGCACTGGGCCGCGGCGCTCGGCCCGCGTGGCATCCGCGTCAACGCAGTGGCGCCGGGCGTGGTGGAGACCGAGATGTCGAGCTTCACCAAGACGGACGCCGGCCGCGAGGCAACCCTCGGCATGCAGGCGTTGCAACGCCTGGCCCAACCCGACGACATCGCCAGCGTCGTCGCGTTCCTGGCCTCGGACCAGTCGCGCTGGATCACCGGTGACACGTTGCGCGTGGATGGCGGCTCCAAGCTCTGA
- a CDS encoding Abi family protein produces MLKLITGNPAGNLAHVQALSHARLSSYRSFFGATDDGEALGLYQWNDDLSAVLFRTISLVEVVLRNQFHHAMSLRYGAVGGQGSKDWYAHVALSSLSKAKIMDVTHYKQGKQLLPRVPAPSPDDVVSGLTFGFWPRLLDLTVDVHRQPVAWGPILVDVLPGHRQRQAGYWAKLKHRDALFARLDLCNELRNRIAHHEPIWKLGPLMAESRSRHGSPVVVIQAPAPTTPADALNRLRTLYDRVIELLGWLSPAVAAKHSASDMHLRCLNLLQINTLRDYRRALPPAEIDLATVPNLRSLRKALRYAARRRQPVLIKDGQRLIGNLSCTTP; encoded by the coding sequence ATGCTGAAACTGATTACAGGCAACCCTGCTGGGAATCTGGCACACGTCCAGGCACTTTCGCATGCGCGACTGAGCAGCTACCGAAGCTTCTTCGGCGCGACGGATGACGGTGAGGCGCTGGGACTCTACCAGTGGAACGACGACCTGAGCGCCGTACTTTTTCGCACGATCTCGCTGGTGGAGGTGGTGCTTCGGAACCAATTTCATCATGCCATGAGCCTGCGCTATGGCGCAGTAGGTGGCCAGGGCTCCAAGGACTGGTACGCGCACGTTGCGCTGAGCAGCCTGTCGAAGGCCAAGATCATGGACGTCACGCACTACAAGCAGGGCAAGCAGTTGCTGCCGCGCGTACCTGCCCCCTCACCCGATGACGTGGTGTCCGGCCTGACATTCGGGTTCTGGCCGCGCCTTCTCGACCTCACGGTCGATGTTCACCGACAACCCGTGGCATGGGGCCCCATCCTCGTTGACGTTCTCCCCGGGCATCGGCAGCGACAGGCAGGCTACTGGGCCAAGCTGAAACATAGAGACGCCCTCTTTGCCAGGCTCGACCTGTGCAATGAGCTGCGAAATCGCATCGCTCACCACGAGCCCATCTGGAAGCTGGGACCACTGATGGCTGAGAGCCGTTCCCGTCACGGGTCGCCGGTGGTGGTGATCCAGGCGCCTGCGCCCACAACGCCTGCGGATGCGCTGAACCGTTTGCGTACGCTGTACGACCGTGTTATTGAACTGCTGGGCTGGCTGTCCCCCGCGGTGGCGGCTAAGCACAGTGCCAGCGATATGCATCTGCGCTGCCTGAACCTGCTGCAGATCAATACTCTGCGCGATTATCGGCGCGCGTTGCCTCCAGCCGAGATCGACCTCGCGACAGTACCCAACCTGAGGTCCCTGCGAAAGGCGCTCAGGTACGCTGCTCGCCGCAGGCAGCCAGTGCTTATTAAGGACGGCCAACGGTTGATCGGCAATCTGTCCTGCACCACACCGTGA
- a CDS encoding SDR family NAD(P)-dependent oxidoreductase, producing MTSNPVILVTGALTGIGRATALAFAGSGARLVISGRRPAEGKALESELRQLGTEAHFIQADVRHDQEVQDLVDQTVAHFGRLDVAVNNAGTEGQPGLIVNQTADSYAATFDTNVLGTLLSMKHELRVMTAQGSGSIINISSTYGHEGAAYASVYAGSKHAVEGMTKSAALEVAAAGVRVNAVAPGPTDTGMLDRFTGTPENKAALASGVPLGRVGKPAEIAAAVRFLASDAAAFVTGQIVTVDGGKTAG from the coding sequence ATGACCTCCAACCCCGTCATTCTCGTCACCGGCGCGCTGACCGGCATCGGTCGCGCCACCGCCCTGGCGTTTGCAGGCAGCGGCGCCCGTCTCGTCATCTCCGGCCGCCGGCCGGCGGAAGGCAAGGCGCTCGAATCCGAACTCCGTCAGCTGGGCACCGAGGCCCACTTCATCCAGGCCGATGTCCGGCACGACCAGGAGGTCCAGGATCTGGTGGACCAGACCGTGGCGCACTTCGGCCGCCTGGACGTGGCCGTCAACAACGCCGGCACCGAAGGCCAGCCCGGCCTGATCGTGAACCAGACCGCCGACAGCTACGCCGCCACCTTCGACACCAACGTGCTCGGCACGCTGCTGAGCATGAAGCACGAACTGCGCGTGATGACTGCCCAGGGCAGCGGCAGCATCATCAACATCTCCTCGACTTACGGGCATGAAGGTGCGGCCTACGCGTCGGTGTACGCCGGCAGCAAGCATGCCGTCGAGGGCATGACCAAGTCCGCAGCGCTGGAAGTGGCGGCCGCGGGCGTTCGCGTCAACGCCGTGGCTCCCGGCCCGACCGACACCGGCATGCTGGACCGCTTCACCGGCACGCCGGAGAACAAGGCCGCGCTCGCTTCGGGCGTGCCGCTGGGCCGCGTCGGCAAGCCGGCCGAGATTGCAGCGGCCGTGCGCTTCCTGGCTTCGGACGCTGCAGCGTTCGTAACCGGCCAGATCGTCACCGTCGACGGCGGCAAGACCGCCGGCTGA
- a CDS encoding ABC-three component system protein → MSPTSLSTFGAAGPMVGYLYQVRVALLWALRRSPAGDFTVSIETLDDVSFEVGGEPDAVLQTKHSLNAMANLTDLSPELWKTMRIWLAGLESGEIPAETARFLIATAAAPFGSACSTLGIEGDGRDVAEAAKRLKHAATTSSNSELKDAFKAYLTLDEAAREELLARVYVVPSQPDAVAITEQLKVELYHVSLHHQVLSIQMLEGWWFRRVVHELVHPSGGIPRAEIDAQIVEIQESLKPDSLPIDGELDTLMVALDQLPEFADRPFYKQVELVGGSQLRIRNAIVSYLQAFRQRSAWTRDDLLFDADLQKYDQRLHTEWELQFAQACDELGEGASEDAMARAGRAILKWAEDAHVPIRSGVNVPWVCRGSLHMLAEDLRLGWHPDFQARLQAVFDASSKGSAA, encoded by the coding sequence ATGAGTCCCACCAGCCTCTCCACGTTCGGCGCCGCTGGCCCGATGGTAGGTTACCTCTACCAGGTCCGCGTCGCGCTGTTGTGGGCGCTGCGACGCAGCCCCGCCGGTGACTTCACCGTCAGCATCGAGACTCTGGACGACGTGAGCTTCGAGGTCGGCGGCGAACCCGACGCCGTGCTGCAGACCAAACACTCGCTCAATGCGATGGCCAACCTGACCGACCTGAGCCCCGAGCTCTGGAAGACCATGCGGATTTGGCTCGCGGGACTGGAGAGCGGCGAGATTCCAGCCGAGACGGCCCGCTTCCTGATCGCCACGGCCGCAGCGCCCTTCGGCAGCGCCTGCTCTACGTTGGGCATCGAGGGTGACGGGCGCGACGTGGCGGAAGCGGCCAAGCGGCTCAAACACGCAGCTACCACCTCCAGCAATAGCGAGCTCAAGGACGCCTTCAAGGCTTACCTCACCTTGGACGAGGCCGCCCGGGAAGAGTTGCTGGCGCGCGTCTATGTAGTGCCGTCCCAGCCCGACGCAGTCGCCATCACCGAGCAACTGAAGGTGGAGCTCTACCATGTGTCATTGCATCATCAGGTGTTGTCAATCCAGATGCTCGAAGGCTGGTGGTTCCGCCGCGTAGTGCACGAGTTGGTTCACCCGTCCGGGGGCATCCCGCGCGCGGAAATCGACGCCCAGATCGTGGAGATCCAGGAGTCGCTGAAACCCGACTCGCTACCGATCGACGGAGAGCTGGACACGTTGATGGTGGCCCTCGACCAGTTGCCGGAGTTCGCCGATCGCCCCTTCTACAAACAGGTGGAGTTGGTGGGCGGCAGCCAGTTGCGCATCCGCAATGCAATCGTCAGCTACCTGCAGGCCTTTCGCCAGCGCTCGGCCTGGACCCGCGACGACCTGCTATTCGATGCCGACCTGCAGAAATACGACCAGCGGCTGCACACCGAGTGGGAGCTGCAGTTCGCCCAGGCGTGCGACGAGCTCGGCGAAGGCGCCTCCGAAGACGCCATGGCCCGTGCGGGCCGCGCGATCTTGAAGTGGGCAGAGGATGCGCACGTGCCGATCCGTTCGGGCGTCAACGTGCCCTGGGTCTGCCGGGGCTCGTTGCATATGCTGGCCGAGGACTTGCGCCTAGGCTGGCATCCCGACTTCCAGGCGCGACTGCAAGCCGTCTTCGACGCGTCCAGCAAAGGCAGCGCAGCATGA
- a CDS encoding LysR family transcriptional regulator, whose translation MELRHLRYFIAVAETGSLTVAAERRLHTSQPSLSRQIRDLEDQVGVDLLSRSTRGVELTPAGKAFIDHARLALSQVDAAIEAARRAAQPSKQRFALGFLTGQEMTWLPKALNLLRDELPNIDVTVSSDYSPDLADALARGRLDLAFLRAEPGFDLDYTTVGQEPLVVLMPSDHALASQERIRPQQLVGQPFVAMANKARVLRSVVDTYLQREGVTLTPTQGVDNPAMVMSLVASTRGLTLIPDYVENLLPWSVVSRPLAGDAPTIDLVVGHSRSNASPILKLFLSRLGELVPAAAKQAMQPGNVIRTGA comes from the coding sequence ATGGAGCTGAGACATCTGCGCTACTTCATCGCCGTGGCGGAGACGGGCAGCCTGACGGTGGCTGCCGAGCGTCGGCTGCATACCTCCCAACCTTCGCTGAGCCGGCAGATCCGCGACCTGGAAGATCAGGTCGGCGTGGATCTGCTGAGCCGCAGCACGCGCGGCGTCGAACTGACGCCGGCGGGGAAAGCCTTCATCGATCACGCGCGGCTGGCCCTGAGCCAGGTTGATGCGGCGATCGAGGCCGCGCGCCGGGCGGCGCAGCCGAGCAAGCAGCGTTTTGCACTGGGATTCCTGACCGGGCAGGAGATGACCTGGCTGCCGAAGGCGCTGAACCTGCTACGCGACGAGCTGCCGAACATCGATGTGACGGTCTCCAGCGATTACTCACCGGACCTGGCGGATGCATTGGCGCGTGGCCGGCTGGATCTGGCCTTCCTGCGCGCCGAGCCGGGCTTCGATCTGGACTACACGACGGTTGGGCAAGAGCCGCTGGTCGTGCTGATGCCGAGCGATCACGCGTTGGCGTCGCAAGAGCGCATCCGCCCGCAGCAACTCGTGGGACAGCCTTTCGTGGCCATGGCCAACAAGGCACGCGTGCTGCGTTCTGTGGTGGACACGTACCTGCAGCGCGAAGGTGTGACGCTTACGCCCACCCAGGGCGTGGACAACCCGGCGATGGTGATGTCGCTCGTGGCGTCGACGCGCGGGCTGACGTTGATTCCCGACTACGTCGAGAACCTGCTGCCGTGGTCCGTGGTGAGCCGCCCGCTGGCGGGAGATGCGCCGACAATCGACCTCGTTGTCGGTCACAGCCGCTCCAACGCCTCGCCAATCCTCAAGCTCTTCCTGTCCCGGTTGGGCGAACTGGTGCCAGCGGCCGCCAAACAAGCAATGCAGCCCGGGAATGTCATAAGGACGGGCGCCTGA
- a CDS encoding acetyltransferase, whose protein sequence is MIRIRKSTPADGARVLDIWRNAVDATHPFLSDDDRRAIESEVVAFLPGAPLDLAVDDSDRAIGFMLLDGSHMEALFVDPAHHGAGVGRLLVEDALKRHPDLSTDVNEQNEAAAGFYERLGFERTGRSALDGQGRAYPLIHLRYRTKPSSSPQHA, encoded by the coding sequence ATGATCAGAATTCGCAAATCCACCCCGGCCGACGGCGCACGCGTGCTGGATATCTGGCGCAACGCGGTCGACGCCACGCACCCGTTCCTCAGCGACGACGACCGACGTGCGATCGAATCCGAAGTCGTCGCGTTCCTGCCCGGTGCGCCGCTCGATCTCGCCGTCGACGATTCCGACCGCGCGATCGGCTTCATGCTGCTCGACGGCAGTCATATGGAAGCGCTGTTCGTCGATCCCGCTCACCATGGCGCGGGTGTCGGGCGCCTGCTCGTGGAAGATGCGCTCAAGCGTCACCCCGACCTGTCGACCGACGTCAACGAGCAGAACGAAGCGGCGGCAGGATTCTATGAACGGCTCGGCTTCGAGCGCACCGGGCGATCGGCGCTCGATGGGCAGGGGCGCGCCTATCCGTTGATTCACCTGCGCTATCGCACGAAACCGTCGTCCTCGCCGCAGCACGCATGA
- a CDS encoding 3'-5' exonuclease, with product MQTVAVLDFETTGLSPNMGDRATEIAVILLRDGEIVDRFQSLMNAGRRIPSDVVALTGITNEMIAAAPPASKVMKEAAAFVGKHAVVAHNAGFDKRFWQSELGLLGESAEHAFACTMLVARRIYPDATSHRLSSLVDMLRLPKSGRAHRAMVDAEMAGHLWCRLQHDIARTYGLNRIDHALMARVQATAKAKVPTYLRSLVGAHA from the coding sequence ATGCAAACCGTTGCGGTACTGGACTTCGAAACAACCGGACTTTCGCCGAATATGGGCGACCGTGCGACCGAAATCGCCGTCATCCTGCTACGGGACGGTGAAATCGTCGACCGTTTCCAGAGCCTGATGAATGCAGGCAGACGCATTCCGTCCGATGTCGTCGCGCTGACCGGCATCACGAACGAGATGATCGCAGCGGCGCCGCCGGCGTCGAAGGTCATGAAGGAAGCCGCGGCGTTCGTCGGCAAGCATGCGGTCGTGGCCCACAACGCCGGTTTCGACAAACGGTTCTGGCAGTCGGAACTCGGGCTGCTTGGCGAGTCGGCCGAGCATGCGTTTGCTTGCACGATGCTCGTGGCGAGACGCATCTACCCGGATGCCACGAGTCACCGCCTGTCGAGCCTGGTCGATATGCTGCGGCTGCCGAAATCGGGCCGTGCGCACCGGGCGATGGTCGATGCCGAGATGGCCGGGCACCTGTGGTGTCGGCTGCAGCACGACATTGCGCGGACTTACGGACTGAATCGCATCGATCACGCACTCATGGCGCGTGTACAGGCCACGGCGAAGGCGAAAGTGCCGACTTACCTGCGTTCGCTCGTGGGCGCACACGCGTGA
- a CDS encoding DUF3732 domain-containing protein: MIQIRAVVIYSHDGRHRVVPFAPGRVNIISGDPRTGKSSLVGIIEYAMGAKEIDVPEGKVRRNVAWFGLLLETGRGQAFVARQLPKGDGKSNEAIYVEANDKVTIPEAEALRATTNREGLRAMLASWVGMGDYLHEPPPGQTREPLAASISHALTFCFQAQPEIAQRKYLFHGSNDRFVAQAIKDTLPYFLGAVTDDYVAQQQELKRVRTELRQIERRLAEAAAIRGEGLSRADTLLAEAKAVGLSTLDDDAAWQEKIEALRAIQNTPIPTAAAEAGEDVEFRRLSDVRSGLVREQRSLLSTLERARSFEGSSRGYAGEAREHTARLQAVTVFEHDAPGHACPLCMQDLPEASQVPSISDLRAAQDYIGERSGAMDAATPRIATAIQQVETQLADVRRRLDDNRALLTAVKRGSQRLQLASDTEARRAMVLGRISLYMENIPQMPDISEQQARLTELRVQEGELNEAVSTDTIQAKLDSCLSNVNRYLSDYARRIDLEYSESPLRLDPRNLTVVADTPDRPVPMREIGSGENHVGYHIVAHLALHTWFASRGRPVPAFLLLDQLSQAHFSPDTAPGDGVTQEKIDTDRRAVKRLFGLIFDVVERLEGKFQVLITDHPDFSDDARFQAALRERWRDGSKLVPENWPRAA; this comes from the coding sequence ATGATTCAGATTCGCGCCGTCGTCATCTACAGCCACGATGGGCGGCACCGCGTGGTGCCCTTCGCCCCGGGCCGCGTCAACATCATCTCGGGCGACCCGCGCACCGGCAAATCGTCCTTGGTGGGCATCATCGAGTACGCGATGGGCGCCAAAGAGATCGACGTGCCCGAGGGCAAGGTGCGGCGCAACGTCGCCTGGTTCGGCCTGCTGCTGGAGACCGGCCGCGGGCAGGCCTTCGTGGCGCGCCAGTTGCCAAAGGGTGATGGCAAATCCAATGAGGCGATCTATGTCGAAGCCAACGACAAGGTCACGATCCCTGAGGCCGAGGCCTTGCGCGCGACAACCAACCGCGAGGGCCTGCGCGCGATGCTGGCGTCTTGGGTAGGAATGGGCGACTACCTGCACGAGCCGCCTCCGGGCCAGACGCGCGAGCCCTTGGCCGCCTCCATCAGCCACGCCCTCACCTTCTGCTTCCAGGCGCAGCCCGAGATCGCGCAGCGCAAGTACCTGTTCCACGGTTCCAACGACCGGTTCGTGGCCCAGGCGATCAAGGACACCCTGCCCTACTTCCTCGGCGCCGTGACCGACGACTACGTCGCTCAACAGCAGGAACTCAAGCGCGTGCGTACCGAGCTTAGGCAGATCGAGCGCAGGCTGGCGGAGGCCGCTGCAATCCGCGGCGAAGGCCTCAGCCGCGCCGACACCTTGCTGGCCGAGGCGAAAGCGGTCGGCCTGAGCACGCTCGACGACGATGCTGCCTGGCAGGAAAAAATCGAGGCGCTACGCGCGATCCAGAACACCCCGATCCCAACCGCCGCAGCTGAAGCTGGCGAGGACGTCGAATTTCGGCGCCTTTCCGACGTGCGCAGCGGGCTTGTGCGCGAGCAGCGTTCGCTGCTATCCACGCTGGAACGCGCCCGCAGCTTCGAAGGCAGCTCCAGGGGCTATGCCGGCGAGGCCCGTGAGCACACTGCACGACTGCAGGCGGTAACTGTCTTCGAGCACGACGCGCCCGGTCACGCCTGCCCGCTATGCATGCAGGATCTTCCCGAGGCATCGCAAGTCCCCTCGATCAGCGATCTGCGCGCAGCCCAGGACTACATCGGTGAGCGCAGCGGCGCGATGGACGCTGCAACGCCGCGCATCGCGACCGCGATCCAGCAGGTAGAGACTCAACTGGCCGACGTGCGCCGCCGGCTCGACGATAACCGCGCGCTGCTCACCGCTGTCAAGCGCGGCAGCCAGCGCCTGCAACTGGCAAGCGACACCGAGGCGCGGCGCGCGATGGTGCTGGGGCGCATCAGCCTGTACATGGAGAACATCCCTCAGATGCCGGACATCAGTGAGCAGCAGGCACGACTCACGGAACTGCGCGTACAGGAAGGCGAACTCAACGAAGCGGTCAGTACCGACACCATTCAGGCCAAACTCGATTCCTGCTTGTCCAACGTAAACCGCTATCTGTCCGACTATGCGAGACGGATCGACCTCGAGTATTCAGAGTCGCCCCTGCGCCTGGACCCACGCAACCTCACTGTCGTAGCCGACACGCCCGATCGGCCTGTGCCCATGCGCGAGATCGGCAGCGGCGAGAATCATGTGGGCTACCACATCGTGGCGCACCTGGCTCTGCACACTTGGTTTGCAAGCCGCGGCCGTCCTGTGCCGGCCTTCCTTCTGCTTGACCAGCTGTCTCAGGCGCATTTCTCGCCCGACACGGCGCCGGGCGACGGCGTGACGCAGGAGAAGATCGACACTGATCGCCGAGCCGTCAAGCGGCTCTTCGGACTGATCTTTGATGTTGTCGAGCGCCTGGAAGGCAAATTCCAGGTGCTCATCACCGACCATCCGGACTTCAGCGACGACGCCCGGTTCCAAGCCGCGCTGCGGGAGCGCTGGCGTGATGGATCGAAGCTCGTCCCCGAGAACTGGCCGCGCGCAGCCTGA
- a CDS encoding alpha/beta fold hydrolase, protein MNAFTHHTAPTRYVEANGIRFAYRRFGKSSGVPIVFNQHYTGTMDYWDPAVTDGLAETREVILFNNAGVSSSSGETPASFPEMGANAIAFIRALGLHQVDVLGISIGGFVAQEIALQGGDLVRKLILVGTGHRGNDMTASRSAEIFAGRYEPPEHLWLSVHFAPSDASQKAGIDFLQRKWRRQDRDPEASAQTVAAQGVAIGKWIAPDENALAYLKSIRQPTLIVQGSNDAIIPTAHSVTLQQHLPNAQLVIYPDAGHGSIYQYPERFVAHAIQFLNEGPAGTASA, encoded by the coding sequence ATGAACGCCTTCACCCATCACACCGCCCCGACCCGGTACGTCGAGGCCAATGGCATCCGCTTCGCCTATCGCCGGTTCGGTAAGTCAAGCGGCGTGCCAATCGTTTTCAACCAGCACTACACCGGAACGATGGACTATTGGGACCCGGCCGTGACCGACGGCCTGGCAGAGACGCGCGAAGTGATCCTGTTCAACAACGCCGGCGTGTCCAGCTCGTCCGGCGAGACGCCTGCCAGCTTCCCGGAAATGGGTGCCAACGCAATCGCCTTCATCCGCGCGCTCGGCCTCCACCAGGTCGATGTGCTGGGCATCTCGATTGGCGGCTTTGTCGCGCAGGAGATCGCACTTCAAGGCGGAGATCTCGTGCGCAAGCTCATCCTCGTCGGCACCGGCCATCGCGGCAACGACATGACGGCCAGCCGCTCGGCCGAGATCTTCGCGGGCCGCTACGAGCCGCCTGAACACCTCTGGCTGTCGGTGCACTTCGCTCCGTCCGACGCGAGCCAGAAAGCCGGCATCGACTTCCTTCAACGCAAGTGGCGCCGCCAGGATCGCGACCCGGAAGCGAGCGCGCAAACCGTCGCCGCCCAAGGCGTCGCCATCGGCAAGTGGATCGCGCCGGACGAGAATGCGCTGGCCTACCTGAAGTCGATCCGGCAGCCCACGCTGATCGTCCAGGGCAGCAACGACGCGATCATCCCGACGGCGCACTCCGTCACGCTGCAGCAGCACCTGCCGAACGCCCAGCTGGTGATCTATCCGGACGCCGGCCACGGCTCGATCTATCAGTACCCGGAGCGCTTCGTCGCGCACGCCATTCAGTTCCTGAACGAAGGCCCGGCCGGCACGGCCAGCGCTTGA